The proteins below are encoded in one region of Flavobacterium sp. IMCC34852:
- the porD gene encoding type IX secretion system protein PorD, with translation MKKTASFLLFFLVGLANAQQLNCSVQVNSDKIASTNNQIFKNLEKSISEFVNKTDWTGESLSQNEKINCSMVIILNSYDSNQFTATIQVESSRPIFNSTYSSPVFNYNDKDFSFRYVEFENLLFNPANFDSNLVSVLAFYSYMILGLDADTYSLNGGKPWFDVAQQIMTVAQQSGYKGWSQADGNQNRFFLISDMMSGTYDAFREAMYQYHREGLDNMTKDLKASKEKIMESITTLSGIYKVRSNAFLTRVFFDAKGDEIVSILSGGPKVAVSGTIDTLNRISPLNSSKWATIKL, from the coding sequence ATGAAAAAAACAGCTAGTTTTCTTTTATTCTTTTTGGTTGGATTGGCCAATGCACAACAATTGAACTGTTCGGTTCAGGTTAATTCTGATAAAATTGCCAGTACCAACAATCAGATTTTTAAGAATTTAGAAAAATCGATCAGCGAGTTTGTCAATAAAACCGATTGGACCGGAGAATCTTTAAGCCAAAACGAAAAGATAAATTGCTCCATGGTAATCATCTTAAACAGCTATGATTCCAACCAATTTACGGCTACGATTCAAGTAGAATCTTCCCGACCGATTTTTAATTCTACTTATTCCTCTCCGGTTTTTAATTACAATGACAAAGACTTTTCTTTTCGTTATGTAGAATTCGAAAACTTGCTTTTTAATCCGGCGAATTTTGATTCTAATTTGGTTTCTGTTTTAGCTTTTTACAGTTATATGATTCTTGGTCTTGATGCTGATACTTATTCATTAAATGGGGGAAAACCTTGGTTTGATGTTGCTCAGCAAATCATGACCGTCGCCCAGCAAAGCGGTTATAAGGGTTGGAGTCAAGCCGATGGTAACCAAAATCGTTTCTTTTTAATTAGTGACATGATGTCGGGTACTTATGACGCTTTTAGAGAGGCGATGTACCAATACCATAGAGAAGGATTAGACAATATGACCAAAGACTTAAAAGCTTCCAAAGAAAAAATCATGGAATCGATAACGACTTTGAGTGGTATTTATAAAGTGCGTTCCAACGCTTTTTTGACCAGAGTTTTTTTTGATGCCAAAGGCGATGAGATTGTTTCCATACTTTCCGGCGGACCTAAAGTAGCCGTATCGGGTACTATTGATACTTTGAACAGAATTTCTCCGCTCAATTCAAGCAAATGGGCAACCATCAAGTTATAA
- a CDS encoding bifunctional metallophosphatase/5'-nucleotidase, whose product MKRRDFIQKTAASSALLGLGVLSLSSFKTANTKQLTVLHTNDVHSYIDPFPANHPKNPNMGGVARRAALIASIRQENPNVLLLDAGDIFQGTPYFNYYGGELEFKLMSMMQYDLATIGNHDFDNGIEGLYAQLPHAGFEFVSANYDFKNTIMNGHVKPYKILDKDGIKVGVFGLGVGLDGLVDKKNYKETIYNDPLTVAQDMARVLKQEKKCDLVICLSHLGYKYKDDPEKICDTKLATLTKDIDLIIGGHTHTFLDKPTVLKNSEGQDVLVNQVGCYGINLGRIDFYFENDKSLSVNGKSIVV is encoded by the coding sequence ATGAAAAGAAGAGATTTTATACAAAAAACAGCGGCAAGCTCAGCATTATTAGGACTTGGTGTTCTTTCGTTGAGCAGTTTCAAAACAGCAAATACCAAACAGCTTACGGTTTTGCACACCAACGATGTTCACAGTTATATTGATCCGTTTCCGGCCAATCATCCGAAGAACCCAAATATGGGCGGTGTGGCGAGAAGAGCTGCCTTAATAGCAAGTATTCGCCAAGAAAATCCCAATGTCTTGTTGCTTGATGCCGGTGATATTTTTCAAGGAACGCCTTATTTTAATTACTACGGAGGTGAATTGGAATTCAAACTGATGAGCATGATGCAATATGACTTGGCCACTATCGGAAACCACGACTTTGACAACGGAATCGAAGGTTTGTATGCGCAATTACCCCATGCCGGTTTTGAGTTTGTTTCTGCCAATTACGATTTTAAAAACACTATAATGAACGGTCATGTAAAACCATACAAAATCCTTGACAAAGACGGAATTAAAGTTGGCGTCTTTGGTCTTGGTGTCGGTTTAGACGGTTTGGTAGATAAAAAAAATTACAAAGAAACCATCTACAATGATCCGTTGACTGTAGCACAAGATATGGCCCGAGTTTTAAAACAGGAAAAAAAATGTGATTTAGTTATTTGCCTTTCACATCTTGGCTACAAATACAAAGATGATCCGGAAAAGATTTGCGATACCAAACTCGCTACGCTTACCAAAGACATCGACTTAATCATTGGCGGTCACACACATACTTTTCTTGACAAACCGACTGTATTAAAAAACAGTGAAGGGCAAGATGTTTTGGTCAATCAGGTAGGTTGTTACGGGATTAATTTGGGCCGAATTGATTTTTACTTCGAAAATGACAAATCCTTATCTGTCAATGGAAAATCAATTGTGGTTTGA
- the coaBC gene encoding bifunctional phosphopantothenoylcysteine decarboxylase/phosphopantothenate--cysteine ligase CoaBC yields the protein MSVLSGKKILLGVSGGIAAYKTASLVRLFIKAGAQVQVVMTPASKDFVTPLTLSTLSKNPVHSSFYNDEEDNAQWNNHVELGLWADLMLIAPATANTLSKMANGNCDNLLIATYLSAKCPVYFAPAMDLDMYKHQSTIASFSLLQKFGNIMIPAESGELASGLSGEGRMAEPENIIAFLEKDLESRLPLRGKKIMVTAGPTYEAIDPVRFIGNHSSGKMGFDIAESAANLGAEVILISGPTHLKTNNSVINLIRVTSAQEMYNVCHQYFGAIDVAICAAAVADYRPKVAADQKIKKSDAEFSIELEKTKDILASLGQIKQKQFLIGFALETENEIENAKLKIRKKNLDLIVLNSLQDKGAGFATSTNKITFIDKDFVIEPMPLKSKEAVADDIMTKVITHYEKNS from the coding sequence ATGTCTGTTTTAAGCGGTAAAAAAATACTACTCGGCGTTTCCGGAGGAATTGCCGCCTACAAAACAGCCTCGTTAGTCAGATTATTTATAAAAGCCGGTGCACAGGTCCAAGTGGTCATGACACCGGCTTCTAAGGATTTTGTAACACCGTTAACCTTATCCACACTTTCCAAAAATCCTGTTCATTCTTCCTTTTACAATGACGAAGAGGATAATGCCCAATGGAACAATCATGTGGAATTAGGACTTTGGGCCGATTTGATGCTCATTGCCCCGGCCACAGCCAATACACTTTCCAAAATGGCGAATGGCAACTGTGACAACCTTTTAATCGCTACTTATTTATCCGCTAAATGTCCGGTTTACTTTGCTCCGGCCATGGATTTGGATATGTACAAACATCAGTCTACAATAGCTAGTTTTTCCCTTTTGCAAAAATTCGGCAACATCATGATACCTGCTGAAAGCGGTGAATTAGCGAGCGGTTTATCCGGTGAAGGTAGAATGGCAGAACCCGAAAACATCATTGCGTTTTTAGAAAAAGATTTGGAAAGTCGATTGCCGTTGCGCGGTAAAAAAATCATGGTAACCGCCGGACCAACTTATGAAGCTATTGATCCGGTTCGGTTTATCGGCAATCATTCTTCCGGTAAAATGGGTTTTGATATTGCTGAAAGTGCTGCCAATCTAGGTGCTGAAGTAATTTTAATTTCAGGACCAACACACTTAAAAACCAATAATTCCGTTATTAATTTAATCCGAGTAACTTCGGCTCAAGAAATGTACAATGTTTGCCATCAATATTTCGGTGCGATAGATGTGGCCATTTGCGCTGCCGCTGTAGCCGATTACAGGCCAAAAGTTGCGGCAGATCAAAAGATTAAGAAGTCCGATGCTGAATTCTCTATCGAATTGGAAAAAACAAAAGACATCTTAGCCTCATTGGGACAAATTAAACAAAAACAATTCCTGATTGGTTTTGCTTTGGAAACTGAAAATGAAATTGAAAATGCCAAGTTGAAAATCCGGAAAAAAAACTTAGATTTGATTGTTTTAAATTCGCTTCAAGACAAAGGCGCCGGTTTTGCAACTTCTACGAATAAAATTACTTTTATAGATAAAGATTTTGTAATTGAACCCATGCCGTTAAAATCTAAAGAAGCTGTAGCGGATGATATTATGACTAAAGTAATTACACATTATGAAAAAAACAGCTAG
- a CDS encoding outer membrane protein assembly factor BamD, whose amino-acid sequence MKKFLALFAVLVFLSSCNEYQKALKSEDIGVKFDMATQMYDAQKYGKAIRLFEQIAPAYKGKPQAEKMFYMYSQSLYKTNQFYLAGYQFESFAASYPKSEKMEEALFLGAKCFSKLSPVYSLDQIDTYKAIEKLQNFIDIYPESQYLTEANTIAKVLREKLEKKAYENAKIYNNISDYKAAMVAFDNFIINYPGTPYKEDALFYKLDSAFKLAINSVPSKMEERLNNAKAAYNSLIKHKADTHYKAKADEMLARIETDLKQFTK is encoded by the coding sequence ATGAAGAAATTTTTAGCCCTATTTGCCGTATTAGTATTTCTTTCGTCTTGTAACGAATACCAAAAAGCATTAAAATCAGAGGATATTGGCGTGAAGTTCGATATGGCCACCCAAATGTATGATGCTCAAAAATACGGTAAAGCCATCAGACTTTTTGAACAAATAGCTCCGGCTTACAAAGGCAAACCGCAAGCAGAGAAAATGTTTTACATGTATTCTCAATCACTTTACAAAACCAATCAATTTTATTTGGCCGGTTATCAATTTGAAAGCTTTGCAGCGAGTTATCCCAAAAGTGAAAAAATGGAAGAAGCACTGTTTTTAGGTGCTAAATGCTTTTCTAAATTATCTCCTGTTTACAGTTTAGATCAAATCGATACTTACAAAGCCATTGAAAAGCTGCAAAATTTTATTGATATTTATCCGGAGTCACAATATTTGACAGAAGCCAATACAATAGCCAAAGTGTTAAGAGAAAAGCTGGAGAAAAAAGCTTATGAGAATGCTAAAATTTACAACAACATTTCCGATTACAAAGCGGCTATGGTAGCTTTTGATAATTTTATAATCAATTATCCTGGAACACCTTACAAAGAAGATGCTTTGTTTTACAAGTTAGATTCTGCTTTCAAACTGGCCATCAACAGCGTGCCTTCAAAAATGGAAGAGCGTTTGAACAACGCCAAAGCAGCATACAATAGCTTAATTAAACACAAAGCAGATACACATTACAAAGCAAAAGCTGATGAAATGTTGGCTAGAATTGAAACCGATTTAAAACAATTTACTAAATAA
- the dapA gene encoding 4-hydroxy-tetrahydrodipicolinate synthase, whose protein sequence is MQALIGTGVALVTPFKKDFSVDVEALKSIVNFQVDNGIDYLVVLGTTAETATLSKDEKELVIKTIVEANKGRLPLVLGVGSNNTQEVVAELKSRDFSDFVAILSVSPYYNKPTQEGIYQHFKAIAEASPIPVILYNVPGRTASNMLPSTIIRLANDFKNVVAVKEAAGDIVQAMKLIQGKPKDFLVISGDDMITLPMILAGGAGVISVIAEGFPKQFSEMVHLGLNKRVEEAYKLHYLLADAIDMIFEQGNPAGIKEVFKSLGLSENTVRLPLVNVDENLANRLYDFTNKISKM, encoded by the coding sequence ATGCAAGCACTAATTGGCACCGGAGTTGCCCTTGTTACCCCATTCAAAAAAGATTTTTCTGTCGATGTTGAGGCGCTTAAATCGATTGTTAACTTTCAAGTTGACAACGGAATCGACTATTTAGTCGTTTTAGGAACTACAGCAGAAACCGCTACTTTGTCTAAAGACGAAAAAGAATTGGTAATAAAGACAATCGTGGAAGCCAATAAAGGAAGATTGCCTTTGGTTTTAGGTGTCGGAAGTAACAATACCCAAGAAGTAGTGGCCGAATTAAAGTCGAGAGATTTTTCAGATTTCGTAGCCATACTTTCGGTTTCTCCTTATTACAACAAACCAACTCAGGAAGGAATTTACCAGCATTTTAAAGCCATTGCTGAAGCTTCGCCTATTCCCGTTATTTTATACAATGTTCCCGGAAGAACAGCCAGTAATATGTTACCTTCCACTATCATTCGTTTGGCCAATGATTTCAAAAATGTTGTAGCGGTCAAAGAAGCTGCAGGTGATATTGTTCAAGCCATGAAATTGATTCAAGGCAAGCCCAAAGATTTCTTGGTAATTTCAGGCGATGACATGATTACCTTGCCCATGATTTTAGCCGGAGGCGCGGGCGTTATTTCGGTTATTGCAGAAGGTTTTCCGAAGCAATTTTCAGAGATGGTGCATTTGGGATTAAACAAAAGAGTAGAGGAAGCCTACAAGCTGCATTATCTTTTAGCCGATGCTATTGATATGATTTTTGAACAAGGTAATCCGGCGGGAATAAAAGAGGTCTTTAAATCCTTGGGATTATCAGAGAATACAGTTCGTTTGCCTTTGGTCAATGTAGATGAAAATTTGGCCAATCGCTTGTATGACTTCACCAATAAAATTTCAAAAATGTAG
- a CDS encoding DNA-directed RNA polymerase subunit omega, translating to MDLKKTNAPVNTITYNKTVIEERTGNVYEAITIMAKRANQINSEIKKELTEKLEEFATYNDSLEEIFENKEQIEVSKYYEKLPKPHALAVQEWLDDKIYYRDTTKD from the coding sequence ATGGATTTAAAAAAGACGAATGCACCGGTTAACACAATCACTTACAATAAAACTGTAATTGAAGAGCGTACCGGCAATGTTTACGAGGCAATAACAATAATGGCTAAAAGAGCAAACCAAATCAATTCTGAAATCAAAAAGGAATTGACCGAGAAATTAGAAGAGTTTGCTACTTACAACGATAGTTTAGAAGAAATCTTTGAAAACAAAGAACAAATTGAAGTTTCTAAATACTACGAAAAGTTACCAAAACCACATGCATTGGCTGTTCAAGAATGGCTTGATGACAAAATTTACTACAGAGATACTACAAAAGACTAA
- the fabV gene encoding enoyl-ACP reductase FabV: MIIEPRMRGFICLTAHPDGCAQSVKNQISYVKSKGTIEGAKKVLVIGASTGFGLASRITAAFGSNAATIGVFFEKEPAEGKTATPGWYNSAAFEQEAQKAGLYAKSINGDAFSNEVKQKTIDLIKADLGQVDMVIYSLASPVRMHPVTGVLHRSVLKPIGSTFTNKTVDFHTGNVSQVSIEPANQEDIDNTVVVMGGEDWSMWMEALKNAGVLAQGATTIAYSYIGPEVTEAVYRKGTIGRAKDHLEATAFEITDSLNSLGGKAYVSVNKALVTQASSAIPVIPLYISLLYKIMKAEGVHEGCIEQIQRLFADRLYTNAAVPTDDKGRIRIDDWEMRDDIQAKVKALWATATTENLPEIGDLAGYKQDFLNLFGFGFEGVDYTAEANEMTQIPSIVN, translated from the coding sequence ATGATTATAGAACCAAGAATGCGCGGGTTTATTTGTTTAACGGCTCACCCGGATGGATGTGCACAAAGCGTTAAAAATCAAATTAGTTATGTAAAATCTAAAGGAACTATTGAGGGAGCCAAAAAAGTATTAGTGATTGGTGCTTCTACCGGTTTTGGTTTGGCCTCAAGAATTACGGCTGCTTTTGGTTCCAATGCCGCGACGATTGGTGTTTTCTTTGAAAAAGAACCTGCAGAAGGCAAAACAGCCACACCGGGTTGGTATAATTCTGCTGCTTTTGAGCAAGAAGCACAAAAAGCAGGCTTGTATGCCAAAAGTATCAATGGAGATGCTTTCTCTAACGAGGTAAAACAAAAAACAATCGATTTAATTAAAGCCGATTTAGGTCAAGTGGATATGGTAATTTACAGTTTGGCTTCACCGGTTCGTATGCATCCTGTAACCGGTGTTTTACACCGTTCAGTTCTAAAACCTATTGGAAGTACATTTACCAATAAAACAGTTGATTTCCATACCGGAAATGTGAGTCAGGTTTCTATTGAACCCGCCAACCAAGAAGATATAGACAATACTGTTGTAGTTATGGGTGGAGAAGATTGGTCAATGTGGATGGAGGCTTTAAAAAATGCCGGTGTTTTGGCTCAAGGAGCAACAACCATTGCCTATTCTTACATCGGACCGGAAGTAACCGAAGCAGTTTACAGAAAAGGAACAATCGGTAGGGCCAAAGATCATCTGGAAGCTACTGCTTTTGAAATCACAGACAGTTTAAATTCTTTAGGGGGAAAGGCCTATGTTTCGGTTAACAAAGCATTGGTAACCCAAGCCAGTTCTGCTATTCCGGTTATTCCACTTTACATTTCTTTGTTGTATAAAATAATGAAAGCCGAAGGCGTTCACGAAGGTTGTATTGAGCAAATCCAGCGACTTTTTGCGGACAGACTTTATACCAATGCAGCAGTTCCTACTGATGACAAAGGCAGAATCAGAATTGATGATTGGGAAATGCGTGATGATATTCAAGCAAAAGTGAAAGCGTTGTGGGCAACTGCAACCACAGAAAACTTACCGGAGATAGGAGATTTAGCCGGTTACAAGCAAGACTTCTTAAACTTATTCGGTTTCGGTTTTGAAGGAGTGGATTACACAGCTGAAGCAAATGAGATGACACAGATACCAAGTATTGTTAATTAA
- a CDS encoding 5'-nucleotidase C-terminal domain-containing protein, whose amino-acid sequence MVKLKNYNVVLKHFVLLLTFTSLISCAEKKYHITRIEGKEIAITDKHSEVADIENFIKPYRDNIDKDLSMVLANAPETIDKSGEWQTPMGNFLSDITLAKANPIFEKREQKSIDICLLNHGGIRTIISKGDVTARNAYEIMPFENSAIVVGLKGEQILEIVNYLITEKKPHPMKGITFTIAKDKQPKDILVNGKLLDNDKVYYVVTSDYLVNGGDNMLFFKKSVAKYDLDYKLRNIIIDYFKENKIITAGKDIRISKEL is encoded by the coding sequence ATGGTAAAACTAAAAAACTATAACGTTGTATTAAAACATTTTGTTTTATTATTAACATTTACAAGCCTTATTTCCTGCGCAGAAAAAAAATACCACATCACCCGCATTGAAGGCAAAGAAATTGCCATTACTGATAAGCATTCCGAAGTAGCTGACATTGAAAACTTTATCAAACCCTACCGCGATAATATCGACAAAGATTTGAGTATGGTTTTGGCCAATGCTCCGGAAACCATTGATAAATCGGGTGAATGGCAAACGCCAATGGGCAATTTTTTATCCGATATTACTTTGGCGAAAGCCAATCCCATTTTTGAAAAAAGAGAACAAAAATCAATTGACATTTGTTTGCTTAACCATGGCGGTATTCGAACTATTATTTCTAAAGGTGATGTAACTGCCCGTAATGCTTATGAAATCATGCCTTTTGAAAACAGCGCTATAGTAGTTGGTTTAAAAGGAGAACAAATCCTCGAAATAGTCAATTACCTCATTACGGAGAAAAAGCCTCATCCGATGAAAGGAATCACTTTTACCATTGCTAAAGACAAGCAGCCAAAAGATATTTTGGTAAACGGTAAACTTTTAGACAATGACAAGGTTTACTATGTAGTGACTTCCGATTATTTAGTCAACGGTGGCGACAACATGCTTTTCTTTAAAAAAAGCGTGGCTAAGTATGACTTAGATTATAAACTCCGAAACATCATTATTGATTATTTCAAAGAAAATAAAATCATTACTGCCGGTAAAGACATCAGAATCAGCAAAGAATTGTAA
- a CDS encoding DUF6913 domain-containing protein codes for MFLNYLKDFSTKKIVKNSLSNVKHLTSDSVIKTVGIIFDETYFYEREALVKELIQNGIAESDVKVLVFKNKIKKNEVFDYPTFSHRDLSWHGTVDKKEVKDFINEPFDLLINYYDTEKVALLLVSHQSKAGFKVGFASIDKRLNHFMINTNAENYKVFTDELFKYLKILNKI; via the coding sequence ATGTTTTTAAATTACTTAAAGGATTTTTCAACAAAAAAAATTGTCAAGAATAGTTTATCAAATGTAAAACATTTGACTTCAGACAGCGTAATCAAAACTGTCGGGATTATTTTTGATGAAACCTACTTTTACGAAAGAGAAGCTTTGGTTAAAGAATTGATTCAAAACGGAATTGCGGAAAGCGATGTTAAGGTTTTGGTTTTTAAAAACAAAATTAAAAAGAATGAAGTCTTTGATTATCCTACCTTTAGTCATAGAGATTTGAGTTGGCACGGAACAGTTGATAAAAAAGAAGTTAAAGATTTTATAAACGAACCGTTTGATTTGTTAATCAATTATTATGACACCGAGAAAGTTGCCCTTTTGTTAGTGTCTCATCAATCAAAAGCCGGATTTAAAGTAGGTTTTGCTTCCATCGACAAAAGGCTGAATCACTTTATGATTAATACCAATGCAGAAAATTACAAAGTCTTCACAGACGAACTATTTAAATATTTAAAAATTCTAAACAAAATTTAA
- the recN gene encoding DNA repair protein RecN — translation MITSLSIENFALIEKLNIDFSTGFSIITGETGAGKSILLGALGLVLGKRADLTSLKNKEEKCIVEANFALGKYDLQAFFEANDLDYEEETIIRREILPSGKSRAFVNDSPVNLQQLQDLSFYLIDVHSQHQTLELSEEEYQFKIIDAIADNQVLRNDYSSILKQYREAKSSLEAKKTSLSAILKEKDYNEFLFNELHSANLKVGELEELEKSYEALNNVEFIKENLSTLLALANEDEFGLLKNLKEFKSVLQKNASFSIEYESLFERTNSVLIELDDIVKELNRESELVFNDPEKLELLNQKLQLIYGLLKKHQVQTVEELIDIQNDLERKVVSVVSLEEEIIKLENSLKNFEVQLDTIAAKISQSRSEAIPNLSSKLIETLNLLGMPNVRFKIEITPTSNYHSNGKDGLQFLFSANKGTDFGLLKKVASGGEMSRIMLAVKSILSQYSKLPTIIFDEIDTGVSGEIANKMGEIMRGMSQTMQVFAITHLPQIAAKGNTHYKVFKTVLGENTVSELKLLTNDERIIEIAEMLSGKDISDSALNHAKALLN, via the coding sequence ATGATTACTTCGCTTTCGATTGAAAATTTTGCCTTAATTGAAAAATTAAACATTGATTTTTCTACCGGTTTTTCAATTATTACGGGTGAAACCGGAGCCGGAAAATCTATACTTCTCGGAGCATTAGGCTTGGTTCTGGGTAAAAGAGCCGATTTAACTTCGCTTAAAAACAAAGAAGAAAAATGTATAGTGGAAGCCAATTTTGCTCTCGGAAAATATGACTTGCAAGCTTTCTTCGAAGCCAATGATTTGGATTATGAAGAAGAAACCATCATCAGAAGAGAAATTCTGCCTTCCGGAAAATCGAGGGCTTTTGTCAATGACAGTCCGGTCAATTTGCAGCAATTGCAAGACTTAAGTTTTTATCTAATCGATGTGCATTCGCAGCACCAAACTTTAGAATTATCTGAAGAAGAATACCAGTTTAAAATCATAGATGCCATTGCGGATAATCAAGTTTTGAGAAATGACTATTCGTCAATTTTAAAACAATATCGCGAGGCTAAATCATCTCTTGAAGCCAAGAAAACCAGTTTGTCTGCTATTCTGAAGGAGAAAGATTATAACGAGTTTTTGTTTAACGAATTACATTCAGCTAACTTAAAAGTAGGAGAATTGGAAGAACTCGAAAAGAGTTATGAAGCGCTCAATAATGTTGAGTTCATCAAGGAAAATCTTTCGACGCTCCTGGCTTTGGCCAATGAAGACGAATTTGGTTTGTTGAAAAACCTAAAAGAATTCAAATCTGTTCTTCAAAAAAACGCTTCTTTTTCAATTGAATATGAATCGCTTTTTGAAAGAACCAATTCGGTGTTAATTGAGTTGGATGACATTGTTAAAGAACTCAATCGCGAATCGGAATTGGTTTTTAATGATCCTGAAAAATTAGAACTCCTCAATCAGAAACTACAATTGATATATGGTTTGCTGAAGAAACATCAAGTGCAAACGGTTGAGGAATTAATTGACATTCAAAATGATTTAGAGCGCAAAGTAGTGTCGGTTGTTTCTTTGGAAGAGGAAATTATAAAATTGGAAAACAGTCTCAAGAATTTTGAAGTGCAATTGGATACCATTGCGGCAAAAATATCTCAAAGTAGGAGTGAAGCCATTCCGAATCTCAGCAGCAAACTGATTGAGACTCTCAATTTGTTAGGCATGCCCAATGTTCGTTTCAAAATTGAGATAACGCCTACATCCAACTATCATAGCAACGGAAAAGACGGTCTGCAGTTCTTGTTTTCCGCCAATAAAGGAACTGATTTTGGCTTACTGAAAAAAGTGGCTTCAGGCGGTGAAATGTCCCGAATTATGTTGGCCGTAAAATCGATTTTATCCCAATATTCGAAATTGCCGACGATTATTTTTGACGAAATCGACACCGGAGTTTCGGGAGAAATTGCCAATAAAATGGGAGAAATTATGCGTGGCATGAGTCAGACCATGCAAGTTTTTGCTATTACCCATTTACCGCAAATTGCCGCCAAAGGCAACACTCACTATAAAGTCTTTAAAACGGTTTTGGGTGAGAATACGGTATCCGAATTAAAATTGTTGACCAATGACGAACGAATCATAGAAATTGCCGAAATGCTTTCGGGAAAAGATATTTCTGATTCGGCATTGAATCATGCCAAAGCGTTACTGAACTAA